The Lepus europaeus isolate LE1 chromosome 21, mLepTim1.pri, whole genome shotgun sequence genome has a window encoding:
- the LOC133750362 gene encoding CCR4-NOT transcription complex subunit 6-like, protein MRLIGMPKEKYDPPDPRRIYTIMSAEEVANGKKSHWAELEISGRVRSLSTSLWSLTHLTALHLNDNYLSRIPPDIAKLHNLVYLDLSSNKLRSLPAELGNMVSLRELLLNNNLLRVLPHELGRLFQLQTLGLKGNPLSQDILNLYQDPDGTRKLLNFMLDNLAVHPEQLPPRPWITLKERDQILPSASFTVMCYNVLCDKYATRQLYGYCPSWALNWEYRKKGIMEEIVNCDADIISLQEVETEQYFTLFLPALKERGYDGFFSPKSRAKIMSEQERKHVDGCAIFFKTEKFTLVQKHTVEFNQVAMVNSDGSEAMLNRVMTKDNIGVAVVLEVHKELFGAGMKPIHAADKQLLIVANAHMHWDPEYSDVKLIQNMMFVSEVKNILEKASSRPASPTTDPNSIPLVLCADLNSLPD, encoded by the coding sequence TGATCCTCCAGATCCTCGCCGAATTTATACCATCATGTCAGCAGAGGAGGTAGCCAATGGGAAAAAATCTCACTGGGCAGAATTAGAAATTTCAGGTAGAGTGCGGAGCTTAAGTACATCACTTTGGTCATTGACACACTTGACAGCGCTGCACCTAAATGACAATTACCTTAGTCGCATTCCACCTGATATTGCCAAGCTTCATAATCTGGTTTACCTGGATCTGTCATCCAATAAACTCAGAAGTTTACCAGCAGAACTAGGAAACATGGTGTCTCTCAGGGAATTGCTTTTAAATAACAATCTGTTACGGGTTTTGCCTCATGAACTTGGTCGGCTCTTCCAGCTACAAACTCTAGGTTTGAAAGGCAATCCTTTATCACAGGATATTCTCAACTTGTACCAGGACCCAGATGGAACCCGAAAGCTACTGAACTTCATGCTTGACAATCTAGCAGTTCATCCAGAGCAGCTTCCTCCGAGGCCATGGATTACATTAAAAGAACGAGACCAAATTCTACCATCAGCATCATTCACGGTTATGTGTTACAATGTGTTATGTGATAAATACGCCACCCGGCAGCTATATGGCTATTGCCCCTCCTGGGCATTAAACTGGGAATACAGGAAAAAGGGAATTATGGAAGAAATTGTTAACTGTGACGCAGATATCATTAGTCTTCAGGAAGTGGAAACAGAGCAATACTTCACTCTCTTTCTGCCAGCATTGAAGGAGCGTGGATATGAtggatttttttctccaaagtcaCGTGCCAAAATCATGTCTGAGCAGGAGAGAAAGCATGTGGATGGTTGTGCAATAttcttcaaaacagaaaaatttacATTGGTGCAAAAGCATACAGTGGAATTTAACCAAGTGGCAATGGTTAATTCAGATGGATCCGAAGCTATGCTAAACAGAGTGATGACAAAAGATAACATTGGTGTTGCTGTGGTATTAGAGGTCCACAAGGAACTATTTGGAGCAGGTATGAAGCCAATTCATGCTGCAGACAAACAGCTGCTTATTGTGGCAAATGCCCACATGCATTGGGACCCAGAGTATTCTGATGTGAAACTCATCCAGAACATGATGTTTGTCTCAGAGGTTAAAAACATTCTGGAGAAAGCTTCTAGTAGGCCTGCCAGCCCAACCACAGATCCTAATTCTATCCCGCTGGTGCTATGTGCAGATCTTAACTCATTGCCAGATTAA